The following proteins come from a genomic window of Gadus morhua chromosome 11, gadMor3.0, whole genome shotgun sequence:
- the igsf9b gene encoding uncharacterized protein igsf9b isoform X2, giving the protein MGEERRWLLLAVTTALTLSLLSVCPGGASLVRARVGRVAELGCDLAPSPPDAAAAAAPGATPPGATPPGAPDLFPLHVVEWVRLGYNVPILIKFGVYAPRVHPNYKGRVSLSGGASLRVEGLTLEDEGWFECRILLLDSKTDEFRNGTWTFLSITAPPVFIKTPPAYVEVLLGDSLTLSCGAHGNPRPTVVWHKDETPIVRHEKIKVLNGSLSLITATRDTTGVYKCHVSNTEGNLTHYTQLQVKGPPIILISPGDTTLNMSQDAVLQCQADAFPSNLTYEWLKHGQNVYHIESLKTRVKILVDGTLLIPNLMPEDAGNYTCIPTNGILTPPSASAHLKVKHPARVGRMSRQTFLPSGMGGVIVCPVQADPPLLYVNWTKDGNNINVDNFPGWMVNSEGSVFITTANDNAVGMYTCTAYNSYGTMGRSDPTQVILKDPPAFRVTPRAEYLQEVGRDLIIPCEAKGDPVPNITWSKIGPLPRSPYMVLANGSLLLQPLSKDHHGGWECLATNHVATVSAGTLVMALGTSPHAVTTVSVTAKMNQANVSWVAGFDGGFSQKFTVWVKQASRGKHEWASLPVPTSKDNLLVTGLLAATNYQFSVLPQNKLGSGPFSEIVSVRTQAVPTEAPLVVLSLPGPDPPTLLLANRTDQGVLLQWAPPEAPASPLTGYVLQGRREQGQWVVLSGDVGAGQTDMLVQGLLRDSSYDLRLLSRSLKILSVPSESVNVSTAGMEMYPIRASFLEYVPQSLLAGVVGGVCFLFMAIVLALVTACFMSHRRQKRRIKRRQDLHSVFHRTTSPENRRPPRSPDSILKLKLCPALPFFPSSSVSQSDRSTFDKGSRGEYQDQKKQLLSNASPPPHYTLFESHLGCQAPSSAGLESICRGPDGRFLVQPLPEGSSSPSDENMKNVIVQCNGGASGAGSNRTSFRDSPKSSILSSEKEERKDSPLTVDVAELSRPPSSPGRVKAMARNFSRHGCFYSDDEQGSEALLERASFYSDNSEMRTNGSTRRHCLPANADDLLPGLGRRALGLERDADQPCHSRYQPMERESQLTDASTLVSRLDSELEEDSMAKCLKLAKERQEMEEQLKAYTGSQRTKGWAGGDAQSGRANRDVPVTEEDSVWKLQDVTLRQKHRPTGQTNRVSDFRKACYFGGTSSPMDRLPSSHIQWDISPVTSATSIVPVRSPRDTAQRGPYSPTQGVHETTEDSLADKSSHSPATQNTSLHMLSSSFASESSPIPCLGTTRRGRSRSPNREADLGPRRSLADEGWTNQRQAAVRSKTPTEHWNVAQRASPAEREIRSIPAAPALPYVAAAALYSRSDAMDVTDRKESGSLHYLSSSYEHSERGAQANLREDHGKRLHLSSGFNTDLEKEGVRARSRRSDKCLFSESPSVISPLTIVEECESDQSHFSVPRMSDVFNVRRSASPVQKSPVQTSAILEYLSLPGFIEMSVDEPAEETELADTSRKSSELKSVVVKPDVVPRNWEVHCKDNPETKPIHKAVSFVDDVRPVSAAEASLDANRKPDSRYSNHSEARDSTLKGRTLGRSKSQSPNPEKTSKQLYYEKSLLIFGKRNKSPEQPQSRLASSSHTLLNAAKGVADIVSRHSQSFVEGYHSVPKPSERHPIPVQPERHTVPEPPERYSIPLPRERHTAPEPPERYSILLPRERHAVPEPPERYSNPLPHERHTVPDPPERHSSKRINSNNIASRICQAPVPFLKKSLSIGPCRTLSGMAHPRPFLKKSISLQRWEHFESPMAYISERCYWDEFPHPDVRLKSCSLGRAPSYLHRPGPTWTEYVPPRRPSFENLERVHPSQRPPANSPYLNYPMYPPRSASVHARMEPSDPRRQTTVFPEVSRWPVSYQENMRAAPHKYVPMSIPPPQPPYRHFPRVEPVRAVDPRMGPSRSFLPRGNSWPSPHPAPLPAGQSDGQRETVERPLTRAGDNPDYRESREGGRTSYASQSSGRGSAGFLRQSLSITPTLLSSPETTEESERPRAQTDRRERRAKRRNTSVDESYEWDSVDPGVDAEVLEAMSCDRSPMGAGTDRGVFSYDQTHGPQDRKRQGPPSSLSPPASDPSGRDAYGHPLSEARFKALRLEYQEYMQALESTGPRQARPTSDPESDSDSGSALL; this is encoded by the exons GCCGCGTGTCTCTGAGCGGGGGCGCGTCCCTGCGGGTGGAGGGGCTGACCCTGGAGGACGAGGGCTGGTTCGAGTGCCGCATCCTCCTCCTGGACAGCAAGACGGACGAGTTCCGCAACGGAACCTGGACATTCCTCTCCATCACAG CCCCGCCCGTGTTCATCAAGACGCCGCCGGCGTACGTGGAGGTCCTGCTGGGGGACTCCCTCACGCTGAGCTGCGGCGCCCACGGTAACCCCCGGCCCACCGTGGTCTGGCACAAGGACGAGACCCCCATCGTGAGGCACGAGAAGATCAAG GTGCTCAATGGGTCCTTGTCTTTAATCACGGCCACCAGAGACACCACGGGAGTCTACAAGTGTCACGTGTCCAACACAGAGGGGAACCTGACTCACTACACCCAGCTACAGGTCAAAG GTCCTCCCATCATCCTCATCTCGCCGGGGGACACCACGCTCAACATGTCCCAGGATGCAGTGCTGCAATGCCAGGCCGACGCCTTCCCATCCAACCTCACCTACGAGTGGCTGAAGCACGGCCAGAACGTCTACCACATAGA ATCTCTGAAGACGAGGGTGAAGATCTTGGTGGACGGTACGCTCCTCATCCCTAACCTGATGCCCGAAGACGCAGGGAACTACACCTGTATCCCGACCAACGGGatcctcactcccccctctgcctccgCCCACCTCAAAGTCAAAC ACCCTGCGCGGGTGGGCCGGATGTCCAGGCAGACCTTCCTCCCGTCGGGCATGGGGGGAGTCATCGTGTGCCCGGTGCAGGCGGACCCCCCCCTGCTCTACGTCAACTGGACCAAAGACGGGAACAACATCAACGTGGACAAT TTCCCCGGCTGGATGGTGAACTCCGAGGGCTCCGTCTTCATCACCACGGCCAACGACAACGCTGTGGGCATGTACACCTGCACTGCCTACAACAGCTACGGCACCATGGGCCGGTCGGACCCCACCCAGGTCATCTTAAAG GACCCCCCCGCCTTCAGAGTGACCCCCCGGGCCGAGTACCTCCAGGAGGTGGGCCGGGATCTGATCATCCCCTGTGAGGCTAAAGGGGACCCCGTCCCCAACATCACCTGGAGCAAG ATCGGACCGCTTCCCCGCTCCCCCTACATGGTGCTGGCCAACGGGTCCCTGCTACTGCAGCCCCTGAGCAAGGACCACCACGGGGGCTGGGAGTGCCTGGCCACCAACCACGTGGCCACGGTCAGCGCCGGAACCCTGGTCATGGCGCTGG GCACTAGCCCCCACGCCGTCACCACAGTCTCCGTCACGGCCAAGATGAACCAGGCCAACGTGTCCTGGGTGGCCGGCTTCGACGGGGGATTCTCCCAGAAGTTCACCGTCTG GGTCAAGCAGGCATCCAGAGGCAAACACGAATGGGCCTCTTTGCCCGTGCCCACCTCCAAGGACAACCTGTTGGTGACGGGTCTGCTAGCCGCCACCAACTACCAGTTCAGCGTCCTGCCCCAAAACAAACTGGGCTCCGGGCCCTTCAGTGAAATCGTCTCAGTGCGAACCCAAG CGGTGCCGACCGAAGCCCCCCTGGTGGTCCTCTCCCTGCCCGGGCcggacccccccaccctcctcctggcCAACCGGACGGACCAGGGGGTCCTGCTGCAGTGGGCCCCCCCGGAGGCCCCGGCCTCGCCGCTGACAGGCTACGTGCTCCAGGGCCGCCGGGAGCAGGGCCAGTGGGTCGTCCTGAGCGGCGACGTGGGGGCCGGCCAGACGGACATGCTGGTGCAAGGCCTGCTCAGG GACTCGAGTTATGACCTGAGGCTTTTGTCTCGCAGCCTCAAGATCCTAAGTGTGCCCAGTGAGTCTGTCAACGTGTCGACTGCAG GAATGGAGATGTACCCGATACGTGCCAGCTTCCTGGAGTACGTTCCTCAGTCGCTGCTGGCCGGTGTGGTCGGTGGAGTGTGCTTCCTGTTCATGGCCATCGTGCTGGCCTTGGTGACGGCCTGTTTCATGAGCCACAGGCGGCAGAAACGGCGCATCAAGAGGAGACAGG ATCTCCACTCGGTCTTCCATAGGACCACCTCTCCAGA GAACCGCCGTCCTCCCCGAAGCCCCGACAGCATCCTCAAGTTGAAGCTGTGCCCCGCGCTGCCCTTCTTCCCCAGCTCGTCCGTCTCGCAGTCGGACCGCTCCACGTTCGACAAAGGCAGCCGTGGAGAGTACCAGGACCAGAAGAAACAGCTCCTGTCCAACGCCTCCCCGCCTCCCCACTACACCCTCTTCGAGAGCCACCTCGGGTGTCAGGCGCCCTCGTCCGCCGGTCTGGAGTCCATCTGCCGAGGTCCAGACGGACGCTTTCTGGTCCAGCCCCTGCCCGAGGGCTCCAGTTCCCCCAGCGATGAGAACATGAAGAACGTCATCGTGCAGTGCAACGGCGGGGCCAGTGGCGCGGGGAGCAACCGGACGTCCTTCAGGGACTCCCCCAAGTCCAGCATCCTGAGctcggagaaggaggagaggaaagactCGCCCCTCACCGTGGACGTGGCCGAGCTGAGCcggcctccctcctctccgGGCAGAGTGAAGGCCATGGCGCGGAACTTCTCCCGACACGGCTGCTTCTACTCTGACGATGAGCAGGGCTCGGAGGCCCTCCTGGAGAGAGCCAGTTTCTACTCGGACAACAGTGAGATGAGAACCAACGGATCGACGAGGCGGCACTGCCTTCCCGCCAACGCCGATGACCTCCTCCCGGGTCTCGGCAGGAGAGCGTTGGGACTGGAAAGGGATGCGGACCAGCCGTGCCACTCACGCTATCAGCCtatggagagggagagccagCTGACCGACGCAAGCACGCTGGTCTCGAGACTTGACAGTGAACTGGAGGAGGACAGTATGGCCAAGTGTCTCAAGCTGGCCAAGGAGaggcaggagatggaggagcagcTAAAGGCCTACACAGGTAGCCAGAGGACTAAGGGATGGGCAGGGGGAGATGCTCAGTCTGGTAGGGCCAACAGAGATGTGCCTGTGACAGAAGAGGACTCTGTGTGGAAACTACAGGACGTTACCCTCAGACAAAAGCACCGTCCCACTGGCCAGACGAACCGGGTTTCCGACTTCAGGAAGGCCTGCTATTTCGGAGGCACAAGCAGCCCAATGGATAggctcccctcctcccacataCAGTGGGACATAAGCCCTGTTACTTCTGCAACCAGCATTGTTCCTGTTCGAAGCCCGCGAGATACCGCTCAGCGAGGACCTTACTCTCCCACCCAGGGCGTTCATGAAACTACGGAGGACTCTCTGGCGGATAAATCCTCGCACTCCCCGGCCACGCAGAACACATCCCTGCATATGCTCTCGTCTAGCTTTGCCTCTGAAAGCTCCCCCATCCCCTGTCTGGGCACCACAAGAAGAGGCAGGTCACGAAGCCCCAACAGGGAGGCTGATTTAGGCCCCAGAAGGTCCCTTGCTGATGAGGGCTGGACGAATCAGAGGCAGGCGGCTGTGAGGTCCAAAACACCCACAGAGCACTGGAATGTCGCACAAAGAGCTTCCCCTGCTGAGCGAGAGATCAGGTCCATCCCAGCAGCTCCTGCTCTGCCTTATGTGGCTGCTGCTGCGCTGTACAGTCGGTCGGACGCGATGGACGTCACTGACAGGAAGGAATCCGGTTCCTTACATTATTTGTCTTCATCCTATGAACACAGTGAGCGAGGTGCACAGGCCAATCTCAGAGAAGACCACGGAAAGCGTCTGCACCTTAGTTCAGGGTTTAACACAGATTtggagaaggagggagtgagagcaCGTTCCCGGAGGAGTGATAAGTGTCTTTTCTCGGAAAGTCCAAGCGTAATTTCTCCGTTAACGATTGTAGAGGAGTGTGAGAGTGACCAGTCACACTTCTCTGTCCCTAGAATGTCTGATGTCTTCAATGTGAGGCGCTCAGCCTCGCCTGTTCAAAAGTCCCCAGTGCAGACAAGTGCCATTCTGGAATATTTGAGCCTTCCCGGTTTCATTGAAATGAGCGTAGATGAACCCGCGGAGGAAACTGAACTTGCGGACACCAGCAGAAAAAGTTCTGAACTTAAGTCCGTGGTGGTTAAGCCAGATGTAGTCCCTAGGAACTGGGAGGTTCATTGTAAGGACAACCCGGAAACAAAACCAATCCACAAGGCAGTGTCGTTTGTGGATGACGTACGGCCTGTGAGCGCAGCAGAGGCAAGCTTAGATGCAAATAGAAAACCTGACTCTAGATACTCAAATCATTCCGAAGCCAGGGATTCAACACTCAAAGGGCGAACTTTGGGTAGGTCTAAATCGCAATCGCCAAATCCggaaaaaacaagcaaacagcTGTACTATGAGAAATCACTGCTTATTTTTGGGAAAAGAAACAAAAGCCCGGAGCAACCACAGTCTAGGCTCGCCTCCAGTTCACACACATTGTTGAATGCAGCTAAGGGTGTGGCAGATATCGTCTCAAGGCACTCGCAGAGTTTTGTAGAAGGCTATCACTCTGTCCCAAAACCTTCTGAAAGACACCCTATCCCAGTACAACCTGAAAGACACACTGTCCCAGAACCACCTGAGAGGTACTCTATTCCGTTACCACGCGAAAGACACACTGCCCCAGAACCCCCTGAAAGGTACTCTATTCTGTTACCACGTGAAAGGCATGCTGTCCCAGAACCCCCAGAACGATACTCTAACCCCTTACCACATGAAAGGCACACGGTACCGGATCCACCTGAAAGACATTCTTCCAAGAGAATCAACAGCAACAATATTGCATCGCGAATCTGTCAAGCTCCTGTGCCGTTCCTCAAGAAGTCATTGAGCATAGGCCCCTGTAGGACTCTGTCAGGCATGGCACACCCTCGTCCTTTCTTAAAGAAATCCATCAGTTTACAAAGATGGGAGCACTTTGAGAGCCCGATGGCGTACATCTCGGAGAGGTGTTACTGGGACGAGTTCCCCCACCCTGACGTCCGACTCAAGTCCTGCAGTCTGGGTCGCGCTCCATCCTACCTTCACCGACCGGGCCCCACCTGGACGGAGTATGTTCCACCCAGGCGCCCGAGCTTTGAGAACTTGGAAAGGGTTCACCCCTCCCAAAGACCTCCAGCTAACTCTCCCTACCTCAACTACCCCATGTACCCGCCCAGGTCCGCCTCGGTCCATGCTAGGATGGAACCCTCAGATCCGCGCAGGCAGACTACCGTTTTCCCGGAGGTCTCAAGGTGGCCCGTCTCATACCAGGAAAACATGAGAGCCGCTCCGCATAAATACGTCCCCATGTCCATCCCGCCACCGCAGCCCCCGTACAGACACTTTCCCAGAGTGGAACCGGTGCGAGCCGTCGACCCCAGGATGGGCCCCTCTCGGTCCTTCCTACCCAGAGGTAACAGCTGGCCCTCCCCACACCCTGCGCCCCTGCCAGCAGGGCAGTCAGACGGCCAGCGAGAGACGGTAGAGCGGCCGCTGACGAGGGCGGGGGATAACCCTGACTATCGGGAATCACGGGAGGGGGGCCGGACCAGCTACGCCAGCCAGAGCAGCGGGAGGGGCAGCGCCGGCTTCCTCCGCCAGTCCCTGTCCATCACGCCCACGCTGCTCAGTTCCCCGGAGACGACGGAGGAGAGCGAACGACCCAGAGCTCAGACGGACCGGCGAGAGAGACGAGCGAAAAG AAGGAACACATCAGTAGATGAGAGTTATGAGTGGGACTCTGTGGATCCCGGCGTGGATGCCGAGGTTCTGGAGGCCATGAGCTGTGATCGGTCACCGATGGGGGCAGGCACCGACAGGGGGGTGTTCAGCTACGATCAGACTCATGGCCCCCAGGACCGGAAAAGACAAG gccctcCATCCTCACTCAGCCCGCCGGCCTCCGACCCCAGCGGCCGCGACGCCTACGGCCACCCCTTAAGTGAGGCGCGCTTCAAGGCCCTCCGCCTGGAGTACCAGGAGTACATGCAGGCTCTGGAGTCCACCGGTCCCCGCCAAGCCCGCCCCACCTCGGACCCCGAGTCAGACTCTGACTCCGGCTCCGCCCTGCTCTAG